One genomic window of Halorubrum hochsteinianum includes the following:
- a CDS encoding iron-containing alcohol dehydrogenase family protein gives MLPIADSFEHVHRGCEIRFGRGRIADLDGWLDDRGLDDALVVCGSNTGANDALMDPIREGLGDRFAGIFDGTTPDKRVETAYDLLDARAEVGADVLVAVGGGASLDVARQATLLAADGRDLGDLRADAESGADALGELAPGSEPALPVVVIPTTFAGADLSAGGSLAVFSAGESPTGQPVTVSGSGAWPIADVADPALFETTPRSVLAGSAMNGFNKGVETPYARDASPVSDAAAVHGLRLLSDALPHVAGDQPSSEAATDRAVVGALLVQLDRKISVVHAFGHGFARRYDVQQGAVHAAIAPHALAYLFDEVDASRRALAAGLGVPTAGRDDDAVAEDVVAAVAEVRDSLDVPSRLRDLPETDEDDLPAIAEFVVEDPPMARAPADLDATAEGILGVLRAAW, from the coding sequence ATGCTACCCATCGCGGACTCCTTCGAACACGTTCACCGCGGCTGCGAGATCCGGTTCGGACGGGGGCGGATCGCAGACCTCGACGGCTGGCTCGACGACCGCGGCCTCGACGACGCCTTGGTCGTCTGCGGCTCGAACACGGGCGCGAACGACGCGCTAATGGACCCGATCCGAGAGGGACTCGGCGATCGGTTCGCGGGAATCTTCGACGGGACCACACCCGACAAGCGGGTCGAGACCGCCTACGACCTCCTCGATGCGCGGGCGGAGGTTGGAGCAGACGTCCTCGTCGCGGTCGGCGGCGGCGCGAGCCTCGACGTCGCGCGGCAGGCGACACTGCTCGCGGCGGACGGGCGGGACCTCGGTGACCTCCGCGCCGACGCGGAGTCGGGGGCGGACGCGCTCGGCGAGTTGGCACCCGGCTCGGAGCCGGCCCTCCCAGTCGTCGTCATCCCGACGACGTTCGCGGGCGCGGACCTCTCGGCGGGCGGGTCGCTGGCGGTGTTCTCGGCCGGCGAGTCCCCGACCGGCCAGCCGGTGACCGTCAGCGGGAGCGGCGCGTGGCCGATCGCGGACGTCGCCGACCCGGCGCTGTTCGAGACGACGCCGCGGTCGGTGCTCGCCGGCTCGGCGATGAACGGGTTCAACAAGGGCGTCGAGACGCCGTACGCCCGCGACGCCTCCCCGGTAAGCGACGCGGCCGCGGTCCACGGGCTCCGGCTCCTCTCGGACGCGCTCCCGCACGTCGCGGGCGACCAGCCGTCGAGCGAGGCGGCGACCGACCGCGCCGTCGTCGGGGCGCTGCTCGTTCAACTCGACCGAAAGATATCCGTCGTCCACGCGTTCGGCCACGGGTTCGCCCGCCGGTACGACGTCCAGCAGGGCGCGGTTCACGCCGCGATCGCGCCCCACGCGCTGGCGTACCTCTTCGACGAGGTCGACGCGAGCCGCCGGGCGCTCGCGGCCGGGCTGGGCGTCCCGACGGCGGGGCGCGACGACGACGCAGTCGCGGAGGACGTCGTCGCGGCGGTCGCCGAAGTCCGGGACTCGCTCGACGTGCCGAGCCGACTCCGGGACCTGCCCGAGACGGACGAGGACGACCTCCCGGCGATCGCCGAGTTCGTCGTCGAGGACCCGCCGATGGCGCGCGCGCCGGCCGACCTCGACGCGACCGCCGAGGGGATCCTCGGCGTGTTGCGCGCGGCTTGGTGA
- a CDS encoding nuclear transport factor 2 family protein yields MPSRREADGAEPESGRQGGDANGEGPGDERDKRGPVALARAYYGALDTGEYDRLRSLLDPGFVQNRPDRTFEGRDRFVAFMRDERPNTDTTHVVERVYPAGPGVAVRGRLLDADGEELFAFVDVFGVEDGRLTALETYAADS; encoded by the coding sequence ATGCCCTCGCGGCGTGAGGCGGACGGGGCGGAGCCGGAGAGCGGGCGGCAGGGCGGCGATGCTAACGGGGAGGGTCCGGGAGACGAGAGGGACAAACGGGGTCCCGTCGCCCTCGCTCGGGCGTACTACGGCGCGCTCGACACCGGCGAGTACGACCGGCTGCGCTCCCTGCTCGACCCCGGCTTCGTCCAGAACCGCCCCGACCGGACCTTCGAGGGCCGCGACCGGTTCGTCGCGTTCATGCGCGACGAGCGGCCGAACACGGACACGACCCACGTCGTCGAGCGCGTCTACCCCGCGGGCCCCGGCGTCGCGGTCCGGGGGAGGCTCCTCGACGCGGACGGCGAGGAGCTGTTCGCGTTCGTCGACGTCTTCGGCGTTGAGGACGGGCGGCTGACCGCCCTGGAGACGTACGCGGCCGACTCGTAG
- the gyrB gene encoding DNA topoisomerase (ATP-hydrolyzing) subunit B translates to MSEQSEYGAGQIQVLEGLQAVRKRPAMYIGSTDGRGLHHLVYEVVDNSIDEALAGYCEEIEVRVHDDGSVSVRDDGRGIPVDTHEEYDRPALEVILTVLHAGGKFDSKSYQVSGGLHGVGVSVVNALSERLEVEVKRDGGVYRHEFERGEPGEDAFERVRDMDADESTGTEIRFWPDDEIFETTDFQTSTLANRLRELAFLNSGVEIRLVDDRDDTAETFKYDGGIREFVAYLNETRSPIHEEVIYFEDETDGVHVEVAMQATEELQGSVHAFANNINTREGGTHLTGFKTALTRTVNDYANEHGLVDDLDANLKGEDVREGLTAVVSVKHPDPQFEGQTKTKLGNSEVRGVVESATHEKLGTFFEENPDTAEKVVHKAAEAARARKAAKKAEELTRRKSALESTALPGKLADCQTRDPTEAELFVVEGDSAGGSAKQGRNRENQAILPLKGKILNVEKHRLDRILENDEIRALITAIGAGIGEEFDIDDVRYNKIILMTDADVDGAHIRTLLLTLLYRHMKPLLEAGYVYAAQPPLYRVRYRGETYDAMTEEERDRIVEEKCDGNPTQVQRFKGLGEMNPDQLWDTTMDPENRRLKRINVDDAAAADRMFNVLMGDAVEPRKQFIKEHATEAEWVDI, encoded by the coding sequence ATGTCAGAGCAGAGCGAATACGGAGCCGGCCAAATTCAGGTCCTCGAAGGCCTGCAGGCCGTCCGTAAGCGACCGGCGATGTACATCGGGTCCACGGACGGTCGTGGGCTCCACCATCTCGTCTACGAGGTCGTCGACAACTCCATCGACGAGGCGCTCGCGGGGTACTGCGAGGAGATCGAGGTCCGGGTCCACGACGACGGCTCCGTCTCCGTCCGCGACGACGGACGCGGGATCCCGGTCGACACCCACGAGGAGTACGACCGGCCCGCGCTGGAGGTCATCCTGACCGTCCTCCACGCCGGCGGGAAGTTCGACTCCAAGTCGTATCAGGTGTCCGGCGGGCTCCACGGCGTCGGCGTCAGCGTCGTCAACGCCCTCTCGGAGCGGCTGGAGGTCGAGGTGAAACGCGACGGCGGCGTCTACCGCCACGAGTTCGAGCGCGGCGAACCCGGCGAGGACGCATTCGAGCGCGTCCGCGACATGGACGCCGACGAGTCGACCGGGACGGAGATCCGATTCTGGCCCGACGACGAGATATTCGAGACGACCGACTTCCAGACCTCGACGCTCGCGAACCGGCTGCGCGAGCTGGCGTTCCTCAACTCGGGCGTCGAGATACGGCTCGTCGACGACCGCGACGACACCGCGGAGACGTTCAAGTACGACGGCGGCATCCGCGAGTTCGTCGCGTACCTCAACGAGACCCGCTCGCCGATCCACGAGGAGGTCATCTACTTCGAGGACGAGACCGACGGCGTCCACGTCGAGGTCGCGATGCAGGCGACCGAGGAGCTACAGGGCTCCGTCCACGCGTTCGCGAACAACATCAACACCCGCGAGGGCGGGACCCACCTCACCGGGTTCAAGACCGCCCTGACGCGGACCGTCAACGACTACGCCAACGAACACGGGCTGGTCGACGACCTCGACGCCAACCTCAAGGGAGAGGACGTTCGCGAGGGCCTCACGGCCGTCGTCTCGGTGAAACACCCGGACCCGCAGTTCGAGGGGCAGACGAAGACGAAGCTCGGCAACAGCGAGGTCCGCGGCGTCGTCGAGTCCGCGACCCACGAGAAGCTCGGGACGTTCTTCGAGGAGAACCCGGACACCGCGGAGAAGGTCGTCCACAAGGCCGCGGAAGCCGCCCGCGCCCGAAAGGCCGCGAAGAAGGCCGAGGAACTGACCCGCCGGAAGTCCGCGCTGGAGTCGACCGCGCTGCCCGGCAAGCTGGCCGACTGCCAGACCCGCGACCCCACCGAGGCGGAGCTGTTCGTGGTCGAGGGCGACTCCGCGGGCGGCTCGGCCAAGCAGGGCCGGAACCGCGAGAACCAGGCGATCTTACCCCTCAAAGGGAAGATCCTCAACGTCGAGAAACACCGGCTCGACCGCATCTTAGAGAACGACGAGATCCGCGCGCTGATCACCGCGATCGGCGCGGGGATCGGAGAGGAGTTCGACATCGACGACGTCCGGTACAACAAGATCATCCTGATGACGGACGCCGACGTCGACGGCGCGCACATCCGGACGCTGCTTCTCACCCTGCTGTACCGCCACATGAAACCCCTGCTGGAGGCCGGCTACGTGTACGCGGCCCAGCCGCCGCTGTACCGCGTCCGCTACCGCGGGGAGACGTACGACGCGATGACCGAGGAGGAGCGCGACCGCATCGTCGAGGAGAAGTGCGACGGGAATCCGACGCAGGTCCAGCGGTTCAAGGGCCTCGGCGAGATGAACCCCGACCAGCTGTGGGACACCACCATGGACCCGGAGAACCGCCGGCTCAAGCGCATCAACGTCGACGACGCGGCCGCCGCCGACCGCATGTTCAACGTGCTGATGGGTGACGCCGTCGAGCCGCGGAAGCAGTTCATCAAGGAGCACGCGACCGAAGCGGAGTGGGTGGATATATGA